The following coding sequences are from one Deinococcota bacterium window:
- a CDS encoding deoxyribodipyrimidine photo-lyase, giving the protein MNGRADQPGERVCERALVWHLGQFRLSGHAALLAAASEARMVFPLVVMDRRDPLTGLAGYYPAVRALARDYAELGAPLLYLEGDSSERVVDAARDARADYLYVLKRADAAGQALLEEACAALELWGFGCRVFEAGQEDGEESRMAPTSLSGAALPGLPLPPGPLRGERELSELGASRLDEAARLGLLSPRRARAVGGSR; this is encoded by the coding sequence ATGAATGGGCGAGCCGATCAACCGGGTGAGCGCGTCTGCGAGCGCGCGCTCGTCTGGCATCTGGGACAGTTCAGGCTGAGCGGTCACGCCGCGCTCTTGGCCGCCGCGAGCGAGGCACGGATGGTCTTTCCTCTGGTGGTCATGGACCGCCGCGACCCCCTCACCGGGCTGGCGGGCTACTATCCGGCGGTGCGGGCGCTGGCGCGGGATTACGCCGAATTGGGCGCGCCGCTCCTCTACCTCGAGGGCGACAGTAGCGAGCGGGTGGTGGACGCCGCCCGCGACGCTAGAGCCGACTACCTCTACGTGCTCAAGCGAGCGGACGCGGCGGGCCAAGCCCTCCTGGAAGAGGCCTGCGCGGCTCTGGAACTCTGGGGCTTTGGCTGCCGCGTCTTCGAGGCAGGTCAGGAGGACGGGGAGGAGAGCAGGATGGCGCCCACCTCGCTCTCGGGCGCGGCCCTGCCGGGACTGCCGCTGCCGCCCGGCCCTCTCCGGGGCGAGCGGGAGCTCAGCGAGCTTGGCGCCTCGCGCCTTGACGAGGCCGCGCGGCTCGGCCTGCTGAGCCCGCGCCGCGCCAGGGCCGTGGGGGGGAGCCGGTGA
- a CDS encoding NUDIX domain-containing protein, with translation MSAPSQAPSQADAQAERPVLGAGGLVFDARGEVLVLRHRDGSWVFPKGHIDPGETALEAALREVAEEAGVTAHCPDPTALLTTRYLNRRRERREILWFLCLTGDAAPTCPEALFPEGGFFEAAEAARRLTFSEDRLLLQQALRLLRRVP, from the coding sequence GTGAGCGCCCCTTCTCAGGCCCCTTCTCAGGCCGATGCTCAGGCCGAGCGCCCCGTCCTGGGCGCGGGCGGGCTCGTCTTCGACGCGCGCGGAGAGGTGCTCGTCTTGCGCCACAGGGACGGCTCCTGGGTCTTTCCCAAAGGCCACATCGACCCCGGCGAGACGGCGCTCGAGGCCGCCCTGCGCGAGGTCGCCGAGGAGGCGGGCGTCACCGCGCACTGCCCTGACCCAACAGCCCTTTTGACCACGCGCTACCTCAACAGGCGCCGCGAAAGGCGTGAGATCCTCTGGTTTCTCTGTCTGACGGGCGACGCGGCGCCGACCTGTCCGGAAGCGCTCTTTCCCGAAGGCGGCTTTTTCGAAGCGGCCGAGGCGGCGCGCAGGCTCACCTTCAGCGAGGACCGCCTGCTTTTGCAGCAGGCGCTGCGCCTGCTGAGGCGCGTCCCTTGA